The following coding sequences lie in one Pirellulales bacterium genomic window:
- a CDS encoding DUF5989 family protein, whose product MSRRTNIVHEFWLFLQANKLYWMTPILVVFLLLGGLLILGGTSLAPFIYTLF is encoded by the coding sequence ATGTCCCGCCGCACCAATATCGTGCACGAATTTTGGCTTTTTTTGCAGGCTAATAAACTGTACTGGATGACCCCCATTCTGGTGGTCTTTTTGCTATTGGGGGGCTTGCTGATCCTCGGCGGGACGTCCCTGGCGCCATTTATCTACACCCTGTTCTAA
- a CDS encoding carbamoyltransferase has protein sequence MTHILGISAFYHDSAAALVRDGQILAAAQEERFTRIKHDPAFPKKAVEFCLETAGITPSQLDAVVFYEKPLVKFERLLQSYLAYAPRGFRSFLNAIPVWLKQKLFHPRLIDAGLDNQYSGPLYFITHHEAHAASAFFPSPFEEAAVITLDGVGEWTTTSWGVGRGNRLELKQELKFPHSLGLLYSAFTYYTGFKVNSGEYKVMGLAPYGEPKYAQLIFDHILDLKEDGSFWLDQSYFNYCAGLTMTGPKFHDLFGGPPRESESRISQREMDLAASVQKVTEEVMLRIARHVRKETGLPRACLAGGVALNCVANGLIEREKIFDELWIQPAAGDAGGALGAALFGWYQIENQPRAPEPHDSQRGSYLGPHYPNAAIRQYLDSISAPYEFHADEDAICRRIAELLDQGKIVGHVWGRMEFGPRALGHRSILGDARNTAMQAQMNLKIKFRESFRPFAPSCLRERCGEYFELDAESPYMLLVAPVKAERRKPMTPAQEKLFGIEKLNIQRSDLPAITHVDYSARVQTVRPEASPRYHKLLSAFAERTGYGVLVNTSFNIRGEPIVCHPEEAYRCFMFTDMDVLVLENCICLKENQPAMSGAEEYKAAFKLD, from the coding sequence ATGACACACATCTTGGGTATTTCCGCGTTTTATCATGATAGCGCCGCCGCGCTGGTGCGGGACGGGCAAATCCTGGCCGCCGCGCAGGAAGAGCGGTTCACGCGGATCAAACATGACCCGGCGTTTCCCAAAAAGGCCGTGGAATTCTGCCTGGAAACCGCTGGCATCACGCCCAGTCAATTGGACGCCGTGGTTTTTTATGAAAAGCCGCTGGTCAAATTTGAGCGGCTGTTGCAATCGTATTTGGCATATGCCCCGCGGGGATTTCGCTCGTTTTTAAACGCCATTCCCGTGTGGCTTAAACAAAAATTATTTCACCCGCGCTTGATTGACGCGGGTTTAGATAATCAATATTCAGGCCCGCTCTACTTTATTACCCACCACGAGGCGCACGCCGCCAGCGCGTTTTTTCCCTCCCCCTTTGAGGAGGCGGCCGTCATCACCCTGGACGGCGTGGGCGAATGGACCACCACCAGTTGGGGCGTCGGACGGGGCAACCGCCTGGAACTGAAACAAGAACTTAAATTTCCCCACTCGCTGGGACTGCTCTACAGCGCGTTCACCTATTACACAGGTTTTAAGGTGAATTCCGGCGAATACAAAGTCATGGGCCTGGCCCCTTATGGCGAGCCAAAGTACGCCCAACTGATTTTTGATCATATTTTGGATTTAAAGGAGGACGGTTCATTCTGGCTGGATCAAAGCTACTTTAATTATTGCGCCGGGTTGACCATGACCGGGCCAAAGTTTCATGATTTGTTTGGCGGGCCGCCGCGAGAATCGGAATCGCGGATCAGCCAGCGCGAGATGGACTTGGCCGCCAGCGTGCAAAAAGTGACCGAAGAGGTGATGCTACGGATTGCCCGGCATGTCCGCAAGGAAACCGGCTTGCCCCGCGCTTGCCTGGCGGGGGGGGTCGCGCTGAACTGCGTGGCCAATGGACTAATCGAACGCGAAAAAATCTTTGACGAATTGTGGATTCAACCCGCGGCGGGGGATGCGGGGGGGGCCCTGGGGGCCGCGCTGTTTGGCTGGTACCAGATCGAAAACCAGCCCCGCGCGCCCGAGCCGCATGATAGCCAGCGGGGATCCTACCTGGGGCCGCATTATCCCAATGCCGCAATCCGCCAATATCTGGATTCCATCTCCGCCCCGTACGAATTTCACGCCGACGAGGACGCCATTTGCCGGCGCATCGCCGAATTGCTGGACCAGGGAAAAATCGTGGGGCATGTCTGGGGACGAATGGAATTTGGCCCCCGCGCCCTGGGGCATCGCAGCATCCTGGGGGACGCGCGCAATACCGCTATGCAAGCGCAGATGAATTTAAAGATCAAGTTTCGCGAATCCTTCCGGCCATTTGCCCCCAGTTGCCTGCGCGAACGCTGCGGCGAATACTTTGAACTGGACGCCGAAAGCCCCTACATGCTGCTGGTGGCTCCCGTCAAGGCCGAACGCCGCAAGCCCATGACCCCCGCGCAGGAGAAACTATTCGGCATCGAAAAGCTCAACATCCAGCGCAGCGACCTGCCGGCCATCACGCATGTTGATTATTCGGCGCGGGTGCAGACGGTCCGGCCCGAGGCTTCTCCCCGTTATCACAAATTGCTTTCGGCCTTTGCCGAACGTACCGGCTATGGCGTGTTGGTCAATACCTCGTTTAACATTCGCGGCGAACCAATCGTTTGCCATCCCGAGGAAGCCTACCGCTGCTTTATGTTCACCGATATGGATGTGCTGGTCCTCGAAAATTGCATCTGCCTAAAGGAAAACCAACCAGCCATGAGCGGCGCCGAGGAATACAAAGCGGCGTTTAAGCTGGATTAA
- a CDS encoding SGNH/GDSL hydrolase family protein, with protein MTDPSRTTTGAPPQMTRPAPHAWWRRACQKLLLMGASCLVAVLLAEIMLRLVGYSSPVFLQPHEIYGTSLRPNLQGWFRLEGKAWNEFNSQGYHDVERIREKPPGTIRIAVLGDSYTAAQQVTRDKSFVSLLEKHLNAAGALAGKKVEVLNFGCNGYGTAQELLVFRHEARHYSPDYVILAFLTGNDISDNSRALYDIPRPFFILNPDQSLRLDNSFLQSADYQARTSVKGRWKYWLIDHSRLAQLLNTFRLVYEAAQQATALSATNGQAGEIAPGMLDDVYLDTPPNDTWRNAWDVTAALIRQLHQEVREANAQLLVVSLSNPIQVSPELTKDPHELSRSELIAKLGVADLFAPDRKLQQICQQDQIPCLLLAPSLWEIAKAEKTPLHGFAPRLDNGHWNERGHSAAADLIAKWLVELPTDADQGASPPATP; from the coding sequence ATGACCGATCCTTCCCGGACAACCACCGGCGCGCCACCGCAAATGACCCGGCCGGCCCCCCATGCTTGGTGGCGGCGGGCCTGTCAAAAATTATTGCTGATGGGGGCAAGCTGCCTGGTGGCGGTGCTACTGGCCGAAATCATGCTCCGGCTGGTCGGGTACTCCTCGCCGGTATTTTTGCAGCCGCATGAAATCTACGGGACTTCGCTGCGGCCAAATCTGCAAGGGTGGTTTCGACTTGAAGGGAAAGCCTGGAATGAATTTAACAGCCAGGGCTATCACGATGTGGAACGGATACGCGAAAAACCTCCGGGCACCATCCGGATTGCCGTGTTGGGGGATTCTTACACCGCCGCCCAACAAGTCACGCGGGATAAATCGTTTGTCTCCTTGCTCGAGAAGCACTTAAACGCCGCGGGGGCGTTGGCCGGTAAAAAAGTCGAAGTGCTTAATTTTGGCTGCAATGGCTACGGCACCGCCCAGGAACTGTTGGTATTTCGCCATGAAGCGCGGCATTACTCCCCCGATTATGTGATTTTGGCTTTTTTAACTGGCAATGACATCTCGGACAATTCCCGGGCGTTGTATGATATTCCCCGTCCTTTTTTTATCCTTAACCCCGACCAATCGTTGCGGTTGGACAACAGCTTTTTGCAGTCCGCCGACTATCAGGCCCGCACCAGCGTCAAGGGGAGATGGAAATACTGGTTAATTGATCATTCGCGATTAGCGCAACTGCTCAATACGTTTCGCCTGGTTTACGAGGCCGCGCAACAGGCGACCGCCCTCTCCGCGACCAACGGCCAAGCGGGCGAAATCGCGCCCGGCATGCTTGATGATGTCTATCTGGATACTCCCCCCAACGATACCTGGCGGAACGCGTGGGACGTGACGGCCGCGCTCATTCGGCAACTGCATCAAGAGGTTCGAGAAGCCAACGCCCAACTGCTGGTCGTCAGCCTGAGCAATCCCATTCAAGTCAGCCCCGAGCTGACCAAGGACCCCCATGAATTATCCCGCAGCGAACTTATCGCCAAGCTAGGCGTGGCGGATTTGTTCGCGCCGGACCGCAAACTACAGCAGATTTGCCAGCAAGATCAAATTCCCTGCTTGCTCTTGGCCCCTTCACTTTGGGAAATTGCCAAAGCGGAAAAGACTCCGCTGCACGGCTTTGCGCCCCGTTTAGATAATGGGCACTGGAACGAACGCGGACACTCCGCGGCGGCCGACTTGATCGCCAAGTGGCTGGTTGAATTACCCACGGACGCGGATCAGGGGGCCTCGCCACCCGCCACGCCCTAG
- a CDS encoding GDP-L-fucose synthase produces MQPSAKVFVAGHRGLVGSAITRALRAQGHTAILTRPRSELDLLDGAAVARFFAAERPEYVILAAAKVGGIHANNTYPAEFIHENLLIQTHVIDAAYRHGCEKLLFLGSSCIYPKLAPQPISEDSLLTGPLEPTNSAYALAKIAGVEMCRAYQRQYGFSCVCLMPTNLYGPGDNFDPHNSHVLPALIRKFHEAKQNGSPAVTIWGTGTPRREFLYVDDLAAAAIFLLQQHLSDPLINVGCGSDLTIRELAELIQEIVGYRGELQFDASKPDGTPRKLLDVGRITRLGWQPRVGLREGIARTYAWYLEHTA; encoded by the coding sequence ATGCAGCCATCGGCAAAGGTTTTTGTGGCGGGCCACCGTGGACTGGTTGGTTCCGCCATCACCCGCGCGCTGCGCGCCCAGGGGCATACCGCCATCCTGACCCGCCCGCGGTCGGAGCTGGACTTGCTAGATGGCGCGGCGGTGGCGCGATTTTTTGCGGCGGAGCGTCCCGAGTACGTCATTTTGGCCGCGGCCAAGGTGGGTGGCATCCATGCCAACAACACCTACCCGGCGGAATTTATCCATGAAAACTTGCTCATTCAGACACACGTCATAGACGCGGCCTACCGTCATGGTTGCGAAAAACTGCTATTTTTAGGCTCTTCCTGCATCTATCCCAAACTGGCGCCCCAGCCCATTAGCGAGGATTCGCTTTTGACTGGTCCGCTGGAGCCGACCAATTCCGCTTATGCCCTGGCCAAGATCGCCGGAGTCGAAATGTGCCGCGCGTACCAGCGGCAATACGGCTTTTCCTGCGTCTGCCTGATGCCCACCAATTTGTATGGTCCGGGGGATAATTTTGATCCACACAACTCGCATGTGCTGCCAGCCTTGATCAGGAAGTTTCACGAGGCCAAGCAAAACGGCAGTCCCGCGGTCACGATTTGGGGGACGGGGACGCCGCGGCGCGAATTTTTATATGTGGATGACCTGGCCGCCGCGGCGATTTTTCTGCTCCAGCAACATCTGTCCGATCCGCTGATCAATGTCGGCTGCGGCAGCGACCTGACGATTCGTGAATTGGCGGAACTCATCCAGGAAATCGTGGGCTATCGGGGGGAATTGCAGTTTGACGCCAGCAAGCCTGACGGCACCCCCCGCAAGCTGCTCGACGTGGGACGCATCACCCGCCTTGGCTGGCAGCCGCGCGTGGGCCTGCGCGAGGGGATCGCCCGCACATATGCCTGGTACTTGGAACACACGGCTTAG
- a CDS encoding DUF362 domain-containing protein: protein MPEFLTDARVAVVKEEPHYARTPPFDPDQVYPEWPNAKIGTEANPAYRAVRQVFRTLGLDREHDGTAAWNPLAQLIKPGNSVVLKPNMVAHRNQGARLYGITDTDSLVTHGSVIRAVLDYAALALRGGGRIIIGDCPIQGTSWEQVVALIGLDAIADDFRQRFPGIELIVRDYRLGKAVLAGDTVVARVVDESTRGEYMELDIGRHSLLLPLMQQPYHFGVSQYPRQRMRAAHTPEVNKYLLHRDIVQADVMINLPKMKSHMKAGVTCALKNFVGVNGHKDYLPHFRFGSPKQGGDEYPDGNVLWDGMWYFAHLDWELDSGWRKRFYNRISRVFSKLLQLGGSPRNHGSYAGGGWHGNDTLWRTVLDIKRAYLYHNRRSGRVEKTPSPDVKYLAILDGLVGGEKESPLAPSPVPCGWVMAAHNPLALDLVATALMGLDWQKIPQISRGFEPMDLPLANFGPADVTILGTAVPSTVEEIYRQRAFIPFEPSLGYRGMVEYEAKNGAKTSVLT, encoded by the coding sequence ATGCCGGAATTTTTAACTGACGCCCGCGTGGCCGTGGTAAAAGAAGAGCCACACTATGCGCGCACGCCCCCCTTTGACCCCGACCAGGTGTATCCAGAATGGCCAAACGCTAAAATCGGCACGGAGGCCAATCCCGCCTACCGCGCCGTGCGGCAAGTCTTCCGCACCCTGGGTCTGGACCGGGAGCACGACGGCACGGCCGCCTGGAACCCCCTGGCGCAGTTGATCAAACCTGGCAACTCCGTCGTACTCAAACCGAACATGGTGGCTCACCGCAACCAGGGGGCGCGGCTATACGGGATTACCGACACGGACTCGCTGGTTACACATGGATCGGTGATTCGAGCGGTGTTGGACTATGCGGCGCTGGCGCTGCGCGGCGGCGGGCGGATTATTATTGGTGATTGCCCCATCCAGGGGACCAGTTGGGAACAGGTGGTTGCCCTCATTGGCCTGGATGCCATCGCGGACGATTTTCGTCAACGCTTTCCCGGAATCGAGTTGATCGTCCGGGACTATCGCCTGGGAAAGGCGGTTCTGGCGGGGGACACGGTCGTGGCCCGCGTGGTCGATGAATCCACCCGCGGCGAATATATGGAGCTGGATATTGGCCGACACAGCCTGCTCTTGCCGTTGATGCAACAACCGTATCACTTTGGCGTATCCCAATATCCCCGGCAGCGGATGCGTGCGGCGCATACCCCGGAGGTCAATAAATATCTGCTGCACCGGGACATTGTCCAGGCCGATGTCATGATCAACCTGCCCAAAATGAAATCCCACATGAAAGCGGGCGTCACCTGCGCGCTGAAAAACTTTGTGGGGGTGAATGGGCACAAGGATTACTTGCCCCATTTTCGCTTTGGCAGTCCCAAACAAGGAGGGGACGAATATCCCGATGGCAATGTGCTATGGGACGGCATGTGGTATTTTGCCCATCTGGACTGGGAATTGGACAGCGGGTGGCGCAAGCGGTTTTATAACCGCATCTCGCGCGTTTTTTCCAAACTGCTCCAGTTGGGAGGTTCCCCCCGCAATCATGGTTCTTATGCTGGCGGCGGATGGCATGGGAACGACACCCTGTGGCGAACCGTCCTGGATATCAAACGGGCGTATCTTTACCACAACCGGCGATCCGGCCGCGTCGAAAAAACGCCCAGCCCGGACGTCAAGTATTTGGCTATTTTGGACGGCTTGGTCGGGGGCGAAAAAGAAAGTCCCCTGGCCCCCAGCCCCGTCCCGTGTGGGTGGGTCATGGCGGCTCACAATCCCCTGGCGTTGGACCTGGTGGCGACGGCGCTGATGGGCCTGGATTGGCAAAAAATCCCCCAAATTTCCCGGGGATTTGAGCCGATGGACCTACCCTTGGCAAATTTTGGCCCGGCGGACGTTACTATCCTAGGGACCGCGGTCCCCTCCACCGTGGAAGAAATTTACCGTCAGCGGGCATTTATTCCATTTGAACCGTCGCTGGGTTACCGGGGAATGGTGGAATATGAGGCAAAAAATGGGGCAAAGACCTCAGTTTTGACATAA
- a CDS encoding glycosyltransferase, which translates to MTLAPPISEAHIPPAAASAAPRRVLYLINTLGTGGTERNVRMFCQHIDQSRYLPEVWVLKGGGEFEHEIRDAGIAVRDLNRNWARSPWFALKTAWQISRQNVDLVHAFLPTIATYAALGRLMFGLRVPLIMSLGTTKMANSKEEVIIRRFFPLTIDHIFANSTSVAAYAKNLGFQESQTTIIPNGHNPHAFLRPINKEAVRDALGISSDEWMLIHVGRLIDTKRLEDLIDAVALLEPRQYKFRVVLAGSGPLLQSLQGRIAELNLQHRFMFLGNRADVPDLLRAADMFVFPSEVEGLPNSIIEAGMARLPIVACQIMGVTDVLRDGQEGLLVPPRSPAAFAGAIQKMIEDPELAGRLAAAAQQHCLQTYSIQGTLDKLYAAYDKCLEKNE; encoded by the coding sequence ATGACCCTAGCCCCCCCCATCTCCGAAGCGCACATTCCTCCCGCAGCCGCGTCAGCCGCGCCGCGACGAGTGTTGTATTTGATTAACACGCTGGGAACGGGAGGGACAGAGCGAAACGTGCGGATGTTTTGCCAACATATCGATCAAAGCCGCTATCTCCCCGAGGTTTGGGTGCTCAAAGGGGGGGGCGAATTTGAGCACGAAATTCGCGATGCCGGAATCGCCGTTCGCGATCTCAACCGCAATTGGGCCCGTAGCCCCTGGTTCGCGCTCAAAACCGCCTGGCAGATTTCCCGGCAGAATGTGGACTTGGTTCATGCGTTTCTCCCCACGATCGCCACTTATGCAGCCTTGGGGAGGTTGATGTTCGGTTTGCGGGTTCCCTTGATCATGTCCCTGGGGACGACCAAAATGGCCAACAGCAAAGAAGAGGTGATCATTCGGCGTTTTTTTCCCTTGACGATTGATCATATCTTTGCGAATTCCACTTCCGTCGCTGCCTATGCAAAAAACCTAGGCTTTCAAGAATCCCAGACAACAATCATTCCCAACGGGCACAATCCCCATGCGTTCTTACGGCCGATTAACAAGGAGGCCGTCCGCGACGCCCTGGGCATTAGCTCGGATGAATGGATGCTGATCCACGTGGGGCGATTGATTGATACCAAGCGGCTGGAGGATTTAATCGACGCGGTCGCCCTGCTGGAACCGCGTCAGTATAAATTTCGCGTCGTGCTGGCGGGTAGCGGGCCTTTGTTGCAATCGCTGCAGGGACGAATCGCCGAATTGAATTTACAACACCGCTTTATGTTTTTGGGGAATCGCGCGGATGTGCCCGACCTCTTGCGGGCGGCCGACATGTTTGTCTTTCCCTCCGAGGTCGAGGGTTTGCCAAATTCCATCATCGAAGCGGGCATGGCCCGGCTGCCCATCGTCGCCTGCCAAATCATGGGGGTAACGGATGTCCTGCGGGATGGCCAAGAAGGCTTGCTGGTCCCTCCGCGCTCGCCCGCGGCCTTTGCCGGAGCCATACAAAAAATGATCGAAGACCCCGAGCTGGCGGGCAGGTTAGCCGCGGCGGCGCAGCAACATTGCCTGCAAACTTATAGTATTCAAGGGACATTGGATAAACTATATGCCGCGTATGACAAATGCCTGGAAAAGAACGAATAA
- the gmd gene encoding GDP-mannose 4,6-dehydratase — protein sequence MKRALITGITGQDGSYLAELLLDKGYEVHGIIRRSSSFNTKRIDPIYQDPHTVGTKLFLHYGDLADGTCLRRIIEAVQPDEIYNLAAQSHVKVSFEKAEYTADIVATGVLRLLESIRDHNRATGRDVRFYQAGSSEMFGASPPPQDENTPFYPRSPYAVAKVAAFYFCKNYREAYNLFICNGILFNHESERRGETFVTRKITRAVARIKLGLQDKLFLGNLDAKRDWGHAQDYVRAMWLMLQQEEPNDYVVAMGQAHSVRDFVEQAFALADLDWQKHVEIDPRYFRPTEVDYLLGDPSKCKRLLGWEPEISFEELVRRMYENDLEEALQEETLRRAGYRLTAHIAE from the coding sequence ATGAAACGCGCTTTGATCACGGGAATCACCGGCCAGGATGGCTCTTACTTGGCGGAGTTGCTCCTTGACAAGGGGTACGAGGTGCATGGCATCATTCGCCGCTCCAGCAGCTTTAACACTAAACGAATCGATCCCATTTATCAGGATCCGCACACGGTCGGCACCAAGCTGTTTTTGCACTATGGGGACCTGGCCGACGGGACCTGCCTGCGCCGCATTATCGAGGCCGTGCAACCAGACGAAATTTACAATCTGGCCGCGCAATCGCACGTCAAGGTATCCTTTGAAAAAGCCGAATACACCGCGGACATCGTCGCCACCGGCGTGCTGCGACTGCTCGAATCCATCCGCGATCACAACCGCGCGACCGGCCGCGATGTCCGGTTTTACCAGGCAGGTTCCAGCGAGATGTTCGGCGCTTCCCCACCCCCCCAGGACGAGAACACCCCCTTTTACCCCCGCAGCCCCTACGCCGTGGCCAAGGTCGCCGCGTTTTACTTTTGCAAAAATTACCGCGAAGCCTACAACTTGTTCATTTGTAATGGCATTCTCTTTAACCATGAAAGCGAACGCCGCGGCGAAACCTTTGTTACCCGCAAAATCACCCGCGCCGTCGCCCGCATCAAACTCGGCCTACAGGACAAGCTCTTTCTGGGCAATCTGGACGCCAAACGGGACTGGGGCCACGCCCAGGATTACGTCCGCGCGATGTGGTTGATGTTGCAGCAAGAGGAGCCAAACGATTATGTGGTGGCCATGGGGCAGGCCCATTCCGTCCGGGATTTTGTGGAGCAGGCCTTTGCCCTGGCCGATCTGGACTGGCAAAAACACGTCGAGATCGATCCCCGGTATTTTCGCCCGACCGAGGTTGATTATCTGCTGGGGGATCCCTCCAAGTGCAAGCGATTACTGGGCTGGGAACCGGAGATAAGCTTTGAGGAGCTTGTACGCCGGATGTACGAAAACGACCTGGAAGAAGCCCTGCAGGAAGAAACTCTTCGCCGCGCGGGATACCGGCTGACGGCGCATATCGCCGAATAA
- a CDS encoding flippase → MSAPTQPTPAAPVSAARNSLLTLVTRLISLPLGLVSSLVLARTLGDESLGGYRYLLLFNGLWLPIATLGLGGATIYLLSSRRYTAAQIWPTVLGFGALQGLMVLALAAILYPLNLLGGIAEELPSAFIAATLLILPLQGMYLMGTRVLVGDSRFGASNLQHLVSICAPFALQVLLLVVWPWAAHRAFLDPQAWFIHPLWGALLAYILATLFQTVILIWQLWSNYTPERWWNQAFTSDSLTYGWKVWWGDITTRLNLRGDQWILSYFVSKADLGQYGLAVTLSEILWNIPDSLNYVLFNKLSAERQDTVRVQLTERVHRVLFWVMLALIGGAAAASPWLIPLLYGPKFQPAVQPLLWLLPGTLFLTTTKVITKYFGAVGRPGLSSVTTVAGTIIGLGTCWAMLWFMPHWGITGAALASSLGYFCSALLALGLYKWLTRPHKTHFFRMRLPDWLWFREQFRRVV, encoded by the coding sequence ATGAGTGCCCCGACTCAACCCACGCCCGCAGCGCCCGTCAGCGCCGCCCGCAATTCGCTGCTGACCTTGGTCACGCGGTTAATTAGCCTCCCGCTGGGATTGGTCTCTAGCCTGGTGCTGGCCCGGACCCTGGGGGATGAGTCGCTGGGGGGGTACCGGTATTTGCTATTGTTTAATGGATTATGGCTGCCGATTGCCACGCTCGGCCTGGGGGGAGCGACAATTTATTTGCTTAGCTCACGGCGTTATACCGCGGCGCAAATTTGGCCGACGGTGCTGGGGTTTGGCGCGCTGCAGGGGTTGATGGTGTTGGCCCTGGCGGCAATTTTATATCCGCTCAATTTGCTCGGGGGAATTGCCGAGGAATTGCCCAGCGCGTTTATTGCCGCGACCCTGCTCATCCTTCCCCTGCAGGGAATGTACCTGATGGGAACGCGGGTCTTGGTGGGTGATTCCCGTTTTGGAGCCAGCAACCTGCAGCATTTAGTCTCCATCTGCGCTCCCTTTGCCCTACAAGTACTCTTATTGGTGGTTTGGCCCTGGGCCGCGCACCGGGCATTCCTGGACCCTCAAGCGTGGTTCATCCATCCGCTATGGGGGGCGCTTTTGGCTTATATCCTGGCAACGCTTTTTCAGACTGTCATCCTTATCTGGCAACTGTGGAGTAACTACACCCCGGAACGTTGGTGGAACCAGGCATTTACCAGCGATAGCCTCACGTATGGCTGGAAGGTCTGGTGGGGGGATATTACCACACGGTTGAATTTGCGTGGCGATCAATGGATTCTGAGTTATTTCGTCTCCAAGGCCGATCTGGGCCAGTACGGCCTGGCGGTGACACTGAGCGAAATCCTATGGAATATCCCCGATTCGCTCAACTATGTGCTCTTTAACAAACTTTCGGCGGAACGCCAGGACACCGTGCGCGTGCAATTAACCGAACGCGTGCATCGGGTCCTCTTTTGGGTTATGTTGGCGCTCATTGGCGGGGCGGCCGCGGCATCTCCCTGGCTTATCCCGCTATTGTACGGTCCAAAATTTCAACCCGCCGTGCAGCCGTTACTCTGGCTTTTGCCGGGCACCTTGTTTCTGACCACGACCAAGGTCATCACCAAATACTTTGGGGCGGTGGGCCGTCCCGGCCTTTCCAGCGTGACCACCGTCGCCGGTACGATCATCGGCCTGGGGACCTGCTGGGCCATGCTCTGGTTTATGCCACATTGGGGGATCACTGGTGCGGCGCTGGCGTCCTCCCTGGGGTATTTTTGCAGTGCGCTATTGGCACTGGGTCTATACAAATGGCTCACCCGTCCGCACAAGACCCACTTTTTTCGGATGCGGCTGCCGGATTGGCTATGGTTTCGCGAGCAATTTCGCCGGGTGGTTTAA
- a CDS encoding AMP-binding protein: MNWRKAIYQLIDRARGIHTQRYLAEYARADATTLDDAPLVASLRKMLTHGATRVPYYQKLLPSGGELASRDPYDILSRLPILTKDLIRQNFADLKSRDLATRRWHENTSGGSTGEPIRLIQDREYAERVAAVALLYSALIGREIGQPEVVLWGSEKELFTGSRGWKTRLNNWLSNTTYLNAFAMTPERMRAYISELNQRRPRLILAYAQAIYELALFAEREQLPVAPQHAILTSAGTLYPFMREKLEQVFGCAGRVFNRYGSREVGLIACERPGYRGLVASPWTNYIEVVDDAGQPLSPGEEGEIVVTSLVNYAMPLLRYAIGDRGILGQPQNGRQILTRVLGRNVDAFVTADGGLIDGEYFTHLLYYRDWLWKFQVVQKTPRHLVYKLIPTERPCPPAELTEIREKSQLVLGIQTTVDFEFVKEIPPSPSGKYRYTISEVPRAANTPATVAATSAALETSSH; this comes from the coding sequence ATGAACTGGCGTAAAGCTATCTATCAATTGATTGACCGCGCGCGGGGAATTCACACCCAGCGGTATCTGGCGGAGTATGCCCGCGCGGACGCCACGACCCTGGATGATGCGCCGCTGGTGGCCAGCTTGCGAAAAATGCTAACCCATGGCGCGACGCGAGTTCCGTATTATCAAAAGCTGTTGCCATCCGGCGGGGAACTTGCGTCAAGGGATCCGTATGACATTTTGTCCCGTTTGCCAATCTTGACGAAGGACCTCATTCGTCAAAATTTTGCGGATTTAAAATCCCGCGACCTGGCCACCCGCCGCTGGCATGAAAACACCTCCGGCGGTTCCACGGGCGAGCCGATTCGCTTGATTCAGGACCGCGAATACGCCGAGCGCGTCGCCGCGGTGGCGCTGTTGTACTCCGCCCTGATCGGCCGCGAGATTGGCCAGCCGGAAGTGGTCCTGTGGGGTTCCGAAAAAGAGCTATTTACCGGCAGCCGGGGCTGGAAAACACGGCTGAATAACTGGCTGTCCAATACCACCTACCTGAACGCCTTTGCCATGACGCCCGAGCGCATGCGGGCGTATATCAGCGAATTAAATCAGCGGCGGCCGCGGCTGATCTTGGCTTATGCGCAGGCGATTTATGAGTTAGCGCTTTTTGCCGAACGCGAACAACTCCCCGTCGCGCCTCAGCACGCGATCTTGACTTCCGCCGGGACGCTGTATCCCTTTATGCGGGAAAAACTAGAACAGGTCTTTGGCTGCGCGGGGCGCGTGTTTAACCGTTATGGCTCGCGCGAGGTGGGCCTGATCGCCTGCGAACGCCCCGGCTACCGCGGTTTGGTGGCGTCCCCCTGGACAAACTATATCGAGGTGGTCGACGACGCGGGTCAACCCCTTTCCCCCGGTGAAGAAGGGGAAATTGTCGTGACCAGCCTTGTCAACTACGCCATGCCGCTGCTGCGGTACGCCATTGGGGACCGCGGGATCCTGGGCCAACCGCAAAATGGCCGACAAATCCTCACCCGCGTCCTGGGACGCAATGTTGATGCCTTTGTCACGGCGGACGGGGGATTGATCGATGGCGAGTATTTTACGCACCTGCTGTACTATCGCGATTGGCTGTGGAAGTTTCAGGTCGTGCAAAAAACGCCCCGGCACTTGGTTTATAAGCTGATTCCCACCGAGCGTCCCTGCCCCCCCGCCGAACTAACGGAAATCCGCGAAAAATCGCAATTAGTCCTGGGGATCCAAACCACCGTCGATTTTGAGTTTGTCAAAGAAATCCCCCCCAGCCCCTCGGGAAAATACCGCTATACCATCTCGGAAGTGCCACGCGCGGCGAACACCCCCGCCACTGTCGCCGCGACTTCCGCGGCCCTGGAAACCTCTTCCCACTAA